From the genome of Oceanidesulfovibrio indonesiensis, one region includes:
- the rfaE2 gene encoding D-glycero-beta-D-manno-heptose 1-phosphate adenylyltransferase: MADHRPAHQSGQQKVPYHPAVLDRAALVERIAAHKKTAARVVFTNGCFDLLHPGHVDLLSRARFLGDVLVVGLNTDASVRRLTKGPGRPVVPYAARAYVLAHLTSVDYVTGFDEDTPYELIKAVRPQVLVKGGDWPIDRIVGADIVEADGGLVVSLPLLEGFSTSGIVSNILDRCKA; the protein is encoded by the coding sequence ATGGCCGACCATCGCCCAGCCCATCAATCCGGCCAACAGAAGGTCCCCTATCATCCGGCGGTCCTGGACCGCGCGGCGCTGGTGGAGCGCATCGCTGCGCACAAGAAGACGGCGGCTCGCGTTGTCTTCACCAACGGCTGCTTCGATCTGCTGCACCCCGGACACGTGGATCTGCTTTCCCGCGCGCGCTTTCTGGGCGACGTGCTCGTGGTGGGGCTCAATACCGATGCATCCGTCCGGCGACTGACCAAGGGGCCGGGGCGCCCCGTGGTGCCCTATGCCGCGCGGGCGTATGTGCTCGCGCACCTCACCAGTGTGGATTACGTGACCGGCTTCGACGAAGACACGCCTTACGAGCTCATCAAGGCGGTGCGGCCGCAGGTGCTCGTCAAGGGCGGTGACTGGCCCATCGACAGGATCGTGGGCGCGGACATCGTGGAAGCGGACGGCGGCCTGGTGGTGAGCCTGCCGTTACTGGAGGGTTTCTCCACGTCGGGCATCGTGTCCAACATTCTGGACAGGTGCAAAGCGTGA